A single genomic interval of Arachis duranensis cultivar V14167 chromosome 7, aradu.V14167.gnm2.J7QH, whole genome shotgun sequence harbors:
- the LOC107496148 gene encoding putative MO25-like protein At5g47540 isoform X2 encodes MKGLFKNKPRTPAELVRHVHHLLLLLSSKSDIDQKREEKYLADLSRTILDIRTVLYGNGESEPIPDACSQVTQEFFKEDTFRLLVLFLLNLPLGARQDATHVIANLQRQRINSQIIASQYLEKNLDLVDMLINGYEQDGDIALTYGAVARECIRHQCVARHVLGSDHMKKFFDYIQLPNFEIASDALSTFKELLTRHKSTVSEFLSKNYDWFFEEYNTRLLESNSYFTRRLAIKLLADMLLDRSNSATMVRYVSSVSNMVILMNLLRLFVANQNKPPEVVNILVTNRNKLLNFLGDFNFEKADEQFQADKQQVISEIISLGHKDPHGTSMDNCEVQC; translated from the exons ATGAAGGGCCTTTTCAAGAACAAGCCTCGCACCCCTGCGGAGCTCGTCCGCCATGTCCACcacctccttctccttctcagCTCCAAGTCTGACATCGATCAAAAGCGTGAAGAAAAG TATCTTGCAGATCTAAGCAGGACGATATTGGACATAAGAACTGTTCTATATGGAAACGGTGAATCAGAGCCAATTCCAGATGCGTGTTCTCAAGTCACTCAAGAGTTCTTCAAGGAGGATACATTTCGCCTTCTTGTCCTCTTTCTTCTAAATCTACCACTTGGG GCTCGCCAAGATGCTACTCATGTGATTGCAAACTTGCAAAGGCAGCGAATCAATTCACAGATAATAGCTTCCCAATACCTGGAAAAAAATTTGGATCTCGTGGATATGCTAATTAATGG ttatgaACAAGATGGTGACATTGCTTTGACTTATGGTGCGGTTGCAAGAGAGTGCATACGCCATCAGTGTGTTGCTAG ACATGTCTTGGGATCAGATCACATGAAGAAGTTCTTTGACTATATTCAACTGCCGAATTTCGAAATCGCCTCAGATGCTCTTTCAACTTTTAAA GAGCTATTAACAAGGCACAAATCCACCGTCTCTGAATTTCTTTCCAAGAATTATGATTGG TTTTTTGAAGAGTACAATACTCGATTGCTAGAATCTAACAGTTATTTCACTAGACGACTTGCCATTAAG TTATTGGCGGATATGTTATTGGATCGCTCCAATTCTGCTACAATGGTTCGGTATGTGAGCTCAGTAAGTAACATGGTCATCCTCATGAACCTCCTAAGG TTGTTCGTTGCAAACCAGAACAAGCCTCCTGAAGTTGTCAATATACTTGTTACAAACAGGAATAAGCTTCTGAACTTTCTTGGTGACTTCAACTTTGAgaaag CGGATGAGCAATTTCAAGCAGATAAACAACAAGTAATTAGTGAGATAATTAGTCTTGGACACAAGGATCCCCATGGCACATCTATGGACAATTGTGAAGTTCAATGTTGA
- the LOC107496148 gene encoding putative MO25-like protein At5g47540 isoform X1, whose translation MKGLFKNKPRTPAELVRHVHHLLLLLSSKSDIDQKREEKYLADLSRTILDIRTVLYGNGESEPIPDACSQVTQEFFKEDTFRLLVLFLLNLPLGARQDATHVIANLQRQRINSQIIASQYLEKNLDLVDMLINGYEQDGDIALTYGAVARECIRHQCVARHVLGSDHMKKFFDYIQLPNFEIASDALSTFKELLTRHKSTVSEFLSKNYDWFFEEYNTRLLESNSYFTRRLAIKLLADMLLDRSNSATMVRYVSSVSNMVILMNLLRDSNKTIQYESFHVFKLFVANQNKPPEVVNILVTNRNKLLNFLGDFNFEKADEQFQADKQQVISEIISLGHKDPHGTSMDNCEVQC comes from the exons ATGAAGGGCCTTTTCAAGAACAAGCCTCGCACCCCTGCGGAGCTCGTCCGCCATGTCCACcacctccttctccttctcagCTCCAAGTCTGACATCGATCAAAAGCGTGAAGAAAAG TATCTTGCAGATCTAAGCAGGACGATATTGGACATAAGAACTGTTCTATATGGAAACGGTGAATCAGAGCCAATTCCAGATGCGTGTTCTCAAGTCACTCAAGAGTTCTTCAAGGAGGATACATTTCGCCTTCTTGTCCTCTTTCTTCTAAATCTACCACTTGGG GCTCGCCAAGATGCTACTCATGTGATTGCAAACTTGCAAAGGCAGCGAATCAATTCACAGATAATAGCTTCCCAATACCTGGAAAAAAATTTGGATCTCGTGGATATGCTAATTAATGG ttatgaACAAGATGGTGACATTGCTTTGACTTATGGTGCGGTTGCAAGAGAGTGCATACGCCATCAGTGTGTTGCTAG ACATGTCTTGGGATCAGATCACATGAAGAAGTTCTTTGACTATATTCAACTGCCGAATTTCGAAATCGCCTCAGATGCTCTTTCAACTTTTAAA GAGCTATTAACAAGGCACAAATCCACCGTCTCTGAATTTCTTTCCAAGAATTATGATTGG TTTTTTGAAGAGTACAATACTCGATTGCTAGAATCTAACAGTTATTTCACTAGACGACTTGCCATTAAG TTATTGGCGGATATGTTATTGGATCGCTCCAATTCTGCTACAATGGTTCGGTATGTGAGCTCAGTAAGTAACATGGTCATCCTCATGAACCTCCTAAGG GATTCTAATAAAACAATTCAGTACGAAAGCTTCCATGTTTTTAAG TTGTTCGTTGCAAACCAGAACAAGCCTCCTGAAGTTGTCAATATACTTGTTACAAACAGGAATAAGCTTCTGAACTTTCTTGGTGACTTCAACTTTGAgaaag CGGATGAGCAATTTCAAGCAGATAAACAACAAGTAATTAGTGAGATAATTAGTCTTGGACACAAGGATCCCCATGGCACATCTATGGACAATTGTGAAGTTCAATGTTGA
- the LOC107496150 gene encoding 50S ribosomal protein L3-2, mitochondrial, whose protein sequence is MLALSRGLVSRLQFFATDAAAVAATPFPVRFMRGFSSDAAVAAETRIIDAKPGVMTPNSKRTGIIALKCGMSALWDKWGARIPITVLWVDDNIVSQVKTPEKEGIFALQIGCGQKKEKHLTKPEVGHFRAQGVPMKRKLREFPVTEDALLPVGTSLNVRHFVPGQYVDITGITKGKGFQGGMKRHGFKGMPASHGASLSHRSIGSTGQRDAPGKVFKGKKMPGRMGGEQRTVKNVWVYKICPARNLMWVKGQVPGATGNFVFIKDAVYEKPDISILPFPTFFAPEDEDTENLKPLVADLGDVDPFMITD, encoded by the exons ATGCTGGCCCTTTCGAGAGGCCTCGTTTCTCGTCTTCAATTCTTCGCAACCGATGCGGCGGCGGTGGCGGCGACACCATTCCCTGTTCGATTTATGAGGGGATTCAGCTCCGATGCCGCCGTTGCGGCTGAGACTCGGATTATCGATGCGAAGCCAGGGGTGATGACCCCAAATTCCAAACGAACCGGGATTATAGCCCTCAAGTGTGGTATGAGTGCACTCTGGGATAAATGGGGCGCTAGAATTCCAATAACCGTACTTTGGGTCGATGATAATATCGTTTCTCAGGTTAAGACTCCTGAGAAGGAAGGAATCTTTGCCCTCCAG ATTGGTTGTGGGCAGAAGAAGGAGAAGCATTTGACCAAGCCTGAAGTGGGTCATTTTCGGGCTCAAGGAGTTCcgatgaagaggaagctaagggaGTTTCCGGTGACAGAGGATGCACTTCTTCCTGTTGGTACTTCGCTTAATGTTCGTCATTTTGTGCCAGGCCAGTATGTTGATATAACGGGAATCACAAAAGGAAAAGGTTTTCAG GGTGGAATGAAGCGGCATGGATTTAAGGGAATGCCTGCATCCCATGGTGCATCATTATCACATCGAAGCATTGGTTCTACAGGTCAAAGGGACGCTCCTGGAAAG GTGTTTAAAGGTAAAAAGATGCCTGGACGCATGGGTGGGGAGCAAAGAACAGTTAAAAATGTGTGGGTCTACAAAATTTGTCCAGCAAGGAATTTGATGTGGGTGAAAGGCCAG GTTCCAGGAGCTACAGGGAACTTCGTTTTTATAAAAGATGCTGTCTATGAAAAACCGGACATATCTATACTTCCATTCCCAACTTTCTTTGCCCCGGAAGATGAAGATACAGAAAATTTGAAGCCTTTGGTGGCTGATCTTGGGGATGTGGATCCAT